The sequence below is a genomic window from Clostridiales bacterium.
ATGATAGTTGAAAATCTTTTTACATTTTTAAGCAAAATCTTTTTTTTCACTTCTTATGTCAATAATAAAGGCACTTTTCCTAAGCCGTTATCCCAAGAGGAAGAAAAGAAATATCTTATTTTATGCAAAAACGGCGACGCCGAGGCCAAAGACATATTGATAAGACATAACTTAAGGCTTGTGGCGCATATAGTAAAAAAATTTAATAACGCGGCCGAAGTTGACGATATGATATCGGTCGGAAGCATAGGGTTGATAAAAGCGATTAATACATACTCTCAAGAAAAAGGCACGCAACTAGCCACCTATGCCGCAAAATGTATAGAAAACGAAATATTGATGTACATACGCGCCAATAAAAAACACCGAACCAATTTGTCATTGGCCGATACCGTGGGCATAGATAGGGAAGGAAACGAAATTACTTTGATGGACCTTTTATTTGTAAAGGAAGACAGCGTTGTCGACCAAGTTGAAA
It includes:
- the sigK gene encoding RNA polymerase sporulation sigma factor SigK, which translates into the protein MIVENLFTFLSKIFFFTSYVNNKGTFPKPLSQEEEKKYLILCKNGDAEAKDILIRHNLRLVAHIVKKFNNAAEVDDMISVGSIGLIKAINTYSQEKGTQLATYAAKCIENEILMYIRANKKHRTNLSLADTVGIDREGNEITLMDLLFVKEDSVVDQVETNILLDKIMDIIKKVLDEREYTIIKLRYSLGEQKSLTQREVASILGISRSYISRIEKKALAKVRNELAKCNFN